The genomic interval GCCGGTCGCCGCGACCGAGGAAGCGCAACTCGCCGTCCGGCCCCCAGCTGCCGTAGTCACCGGTGCGATACATGCGCGAGCCGGGCGCACCGAACGGATCGGCGGTGAACCAGCTCGCGGTGCGTCCCGGCATCCCGAGATAACCCTGTGCCAAACCGGCGCCGGTCAAATAGATTCCGCCGACCAGGCCGGGCGGCACGGGCCGCAGCAGCGCGTCGAGGACGAGCACCTCGGTGTGGTCGACGGCACGGCCGACCGGGAACGCGGCATCGTCGATCTGGCCCGGCGGAATGGTGTAGGCGGTCGCGTAGGCGGTGGCCTCGACCGGGCCGTAGATGTTCACGACCTCGAACTCGGGGGCATGGGCGCGGATCGCGCGCACGGTGTCCGGAGCCAGCACATCGCCCGCGCTGGAGATGGTGCGCAGGGCGGCAAGGCTTTCCGGGATGTCTTCGACCAGAACTTGGAACAACCCGGCCGGGCACAGCATCGCGGTGACCGCACCCGCGCGCAGTACGTGCCGGAAGTCCGCGGCGCTCAGACGGGCGGGCGTGGCGAGCACCGCGGTATGGCCCTGGAGCAGCGGCATCCACAGTTCCCAGACGACCATGTCCCAGGCGTACGGCGAATGCATCAGCATCCGTGCGTATTCCGGCCCGGCCGCGATCCGGTCGATGGCACGGGTGACGACCGCGCGATGGGTCACCTGCACACCCTTCGGCTCGCCGGTGGAGCCGGAGGTGAACATCAGCCACGCGACGGCCTCGGCCGGCACCGCCGGTCTTCTCGCGGCGTCGGCGGGTGGCGCCGCCCGTACGGTCTCGATGTCGTCGAGGACCAGCCGGGAACCCGTGTGCCGCAACATCCATTCGACTCGCTCCGGCGGATCCTGTTCGTGCAGCGGGACGCAGATCGCGCCGAGCCGCATGAGCGCGAGCAAGGCGACCACCAGTTCCGGGCAGCGGGGTAGTCGCACGGCTACCGGGGTGCCCAGGCGCACGTCGTGGTGGTCGGCGAGGTGACGTGCGAATCCGGCCGCGCGGGCGTCGAGTTCGCGGTAGGTGAGATGCTCGCCCTCGTACCAGATGGCGTTGCGATCCGGGAACTCGCGCGCGATATCGGCGAAAGCGGCTGCGACACCGCGGTTCGTGACGCCGCGAGGGTCGTCGTAGGGCGCCCGATCAGCGGGCGGCTCGAGTTGTACGAGCCGGGCGATCGGCGTCGCGGGCGTGGCCGCGGCCACCGCGTTCAGCGTGCTCAGGAAGTGCTCGTGCAGCCGGGCCAGCGCTTCCGGGTCGCAGCGGTCCGCCGCGGTGTCGAAGTCGATGCGAGGTGCGCCCGCGCCGGCATAGACGCCGATGCCGAACACTTCGGTGCCGCCGGTCGACACCGGCGTCAGGGTCGCGCGCACGTCACCGAAGCGCAGCTCGGTCGGGATCGGCAGGATATTGAGCACCGGCCCGATGACGCGGTGTTCGCCACCGGGGGCGGTGCCGTCGGCGAGCAGATCGAATCGGCGGTAGTGCTGGTGCCGCAAGAGTTTCCGGAATTCCGCCTGGGCGTGCTGGGCCAGTGCGCGGATCGAGGCGGTCGGGTCGACGGTCAAGCGCAGCCCGACAACGTTCGAGGTCATGCCGAGCGCGCGCCAGGACCGCTTGGCGGGCACCGAGACGCCGAGCACCACGGTGCGTGCTCCGGTGTCCGCGTGCAGCAGCAGCGCGATCGTGGCAGCGAGCAAGGCCGACCAGTCAACCTCGAAAGCCTCTGCGGCACCGCAGAACTGGGACCAGTCGTGCGCGGTGGGCGTGCCGGACCGGCGGATCGGACCCGAGGCACGTTGCCGCGCCGGAGGATGGGTGAACATCGGCGCGTCCGGCAGGCCCGCCAGCCGCTCGGCCCAGAACGCGCGGTCCTCGGTGAACCGGCGGGAGGCGCGGTAGCGGAGGTCGGCATCGACGAAACCGGCCACGGTATCGTGGATTTCGGTCGGTGCGGGCTGCCCGGCGAGCAGGGCGGTGTAGACCCGGGCCACTTCACGGATCAGTGCGAGGGAGGCGCCGCCGTCGAAGATCACGTGGTGCGCCTTGATACCCCACAGGTGCCCGGCCGCGCCGAGATCGAACAGATAGTGGTCGAACAGCGGTGCCGTCGTCAGGTCGTAGGGCCGGGCCAACTCGGGGTCCAGTGCGGCCAGGGCAGCGGCCAGCGGGTCGGGCGCGGTACCGAAATCGCCGCGCCGCAACGGAAAGCCGGTGCAGTCCTCGAGGACCTGCATCGGTTCCGGGCCGGTGTGATCCAGCCGCACCCGCAAGGTTTCGCTGCGCGCGACGACGTTGCGCAACGCTTGTTCGAACAGATCGGGCTCGATGCGACCGTGCAGCTGAACGTAGCCGCTGATGAGGTAACGGCGATCGGTTCCCAGCAGCGTCGTGTAAGCCCAAATCTCTTGCTGGGCAACGGTGAGCGGCCGGCGGGGGTTGTCCATCACAGTCCGTTCGGAGTCGAGAGGGCATCGAACAGTGCGGTCAGCCGCGCGATGATCCGCTGTATGTAGTTGTCTTCGAGGAGATCCCGGTGCCAGTTCAGGGCTACGCGCAGTTCTGCCCGTGGCCAGACGGTCACGGTCAGCGGGAACAAGGTGATCTCACGCGACTCCAGCTCGGTCAGAGTCAGGTCACCGAGGGTGATCGGCATCGTCGTCCCGTCCACCGGGTAGGACTCGAAAACCAGCAGGGTGTCGAAATATTCGCGCACCGGGATTCGGACGGCGGCCTCGATTTCGGCGAGTCCCAGGTACTGGTGGTCCACCACGGCCGATTGGGCGGCTTGTACCGCGCGCAGTCGCGCGCCGAAATCATCGTCGGTCGCCAAGCGAACTCGGACCGGGACGGTGTTGATGAACGATCCGACCATCGATGCGATGCCAGGGATCGCGGGTGGGCGGCCGGAAACCACCGTGCCGAACAAAATGTCGTCCCGGCCGGTGACCTCGCCGAGCACCTGAGCCCAGACGTATTGGCAGACGGTGTTGAGGGTGACACCGGCCGCCGCCGCCGAGCGCGACAATCCGAGGGTCTGTGCTGTCGTCAGCGTCAGCACGTGTTCGGCGGCCGAGCGCGCGGGCTCGCTCGGTGTAGCGCCGGACGGGGCGACCAGTGTGGGCCCGTCGATGTCGCGCAGGGTCGCGTGCCAGGCGGCCGCGGCGGAGTCGCGTTCCTGGGCCTCGCGCCAGCGCAGGAAGACGCCGAAGCCGTCATCGAGGTCGATTTCGCCCGGCATGCCGAGGGTGTAGACCGTCAGCAGTTCGCGCAGCAGGATGGGCGCGGACCAACCGTCCAGCAGCAGACGGTGATTGGTGATCGACAGCGTCCAGCGCTCGTCGCCGGTCCGCACCAGCAGGAACCGGATCAGTGGTGGGGCGGTGAGGTCGAAGGGCCGCAGTCGCTCCGCCGCGAGCAGATCCGCTAGTCCGCCCGGGTCGGAGCGCAGGTCGATGTTCCGGACGTCGACGCGGGCTGCCCGGGTGATGAGCTGATACCAGCGGCTGTCCGCACGGTCGCGCCGGAAGGCGGCGCGCAGGGTGGCGTGCCGGTCGACGAGGTGCTGCGCGGCGGCGCGCAGCCGGTCCTGATCCGGTGTGCCGAGGCAGGTGAGGATGACCTGCAAGGTGTGCACGTCGACCGCGTCCGGGTCCCGGGGTGCGAGGGTCGCGAACTTCTCCTGGATCGGAGTGAGCGACCAGATGTCGTGCAGGCCGGGATAGCGGCGCTCGAAGGTGTCGATATCCGATTGCGCCACGGGGACAGCGAAATCCGACGGTGTGGCGCCTCCGGCGGCGGGATCGTCGGCATGCCGGGCGAGCGCCGCGAGGCTCTCGGTCCACAGCTCGGCCAGTTCACGCACGTGGGCGTCCGCGAGCAACGTCCGCGGGTACGCGAAACCCGTGGCCAACTCGCCGTCGGTCACCATGGCGTCGACGGAGATCGCCGCGGTAGCGGGCAGCCCCGAATCGTGCGGCGGCTCCACCGATGCGGTGGCGAAATCCGCGGCGGGCAGCCACGGGCCACCCGCGACGGGTGCGGTGGAGACCGTGCCCAGATAGGTGAAGGCCAGTTGCGTGGGCTCGGCGGGCATGCGCGCGGCGGTGCCGGCATTGAGATACCGCAGCAGGCCGTATCCTATGCCCGAGCCGGGGACCGAAAGCACTTGCTCTTTCACGGTTTTCACGGCCGTCGCGAGGGCCGGTCCACCGGCGCGGGCCGCGTCGACATCGATACCGGTGAGGTCGAGACGGCACGGGAACGCCGCTGTGAACCAGCCGAGCGTGTGTGAGAGATCAGCGCCGGGCACGAGATCGGGGTCCCTGCCGTGCCCTTCCAGCCGGATCGAGGTCGGCGCTTCGCTCAGGTCGCGACGGCGTCGCCAAGCCGCCACCGCCATCGCCAAGGCGGTGAGTAGCACGGTGTTGGCGTCGGTTCGGTAGCGCGACGGCAGCGTTGTCAGCAGCGCGGTGGTCGCGGATTGGTCCAATCGCACCGTGATCCGGCGCACCGTGGCCGCGGTATCGACGTGCGGGTCCAGCGGCCGATCGGTGCACAGTGCCTCCGGTTCGGCGAACTGCTGCCACCGGTCGACCTCGGCGACCCGCTCCGGACGGTGGGCTTCCGCGCGCAGACTGTGCGCCCAACGGCGCATCGAGGTGCCGCCGCCGGGTAGCTGCGGTAGCTCGCCCGCGCTTACCTGCGCCCACGCGGCCAGGAAGTCCGGGATCAGGATGCGCCAGGAGACGCCATCGATGGCGATGTGATGCACCACCACGA from Nocardia goodfellowii carries:
- a CDS encoding non-ribosomal peptide synthetase; amino-acid sequence: MDNPRRPLTVAQQEIWAYTTLLGTDRRYLISGYVQLHGRIEPDLFEQALRNVVARSETLRVRLDHTGPEPMQVLEDCTGFPLRRGDFGTAPDPLAAALAALDPELARPYDLTTAPLFDHYLFDLGAAGHLWGIKAHHVIFDGGASLALIREVARVYTALLAGQPAPTEIHDTVAGFVDADLRYRASRRFTEDRAFWAERLAGLPDAPMFTHPPARQRASGPIRRSGTPTAHDWSQFCGAAEAFEVDWSALLAATIALLLHADTGARTVVLGVSVPAKRSWRALGMTSNVVGLRLTVDPTASIRALAQHAQAEFRKLLRHQHYRRFDLLADGTAPGGEHRVIGPVLNILPIPTELRFGDVRATLTPVSTGGTEVFGIGVYAGAGAPRIDFDTAADRCDPEALARLHEHFLSTLNAVAAATPATPIARLVQLEPPADRAPYDDPRGVTNRGVAAAFADIAREFPDRNAIWYEGEHLTYRELDARAAGFARHLADHHDVRLGTPVAVRLPRCPELVVALLALMRLGAICVPLHEQDPPERVEWMLRHTGSRLVLDDIETVRAAPPADAARRPAVPAEAVAWLMFTSGSTGEPKGVQVTHRAVVTRAIDRIAAGPEYARMLMHSPYAWDMVVWELWMPLLQGHTAVLATPARLSAADFRHVLRAGAVTAMLCPAGLFQVLVEDIPESLAALRTISSAGDVLAPDTVRAIRAHAPEFEVVNIYGPVEATAYATAYTIPPGQIDDAAFPVGRAVDHTEVLVLDALLRPVPPGLVGGIYLTGAGLAQGYLGMPGRTASWFTADPFGAPGSRMYRTGDYGSWGPDGELRFLGRGDRQVKVNGIRVEPGEIEHVLRAQPGVTAAVVTAHRMAAGKTLIAHIVADTAIDTAALRDRLTARLPSYLLPAVIVQIPALPLTVNGKIDRRALTLPEPAAVRPPRTPRQQVLAGLFAAAVGAPRVGLDDDFFELGGNSLAAIRLAAAASRELGRTVTLRDLLEAPTVAALEQLLDDRVGDRTVRPVLLPARRPEVIPLSPVQHRLWTVNYLSEGTADYLMPAALELRGPFDTAALRSAVDDIVRRHEILRTILPFTPTGPVQRILDFRAEDVDYREILVEPPELDAALATEVSRGFRLMNEPPWRIRLFRISPVHHIVLVVIHHCAGDAESLGALLNELRYAYLARAANQEPQWPTAAFQYADYTLMSRESLGAQDDPGSRLAEQARYWRTTLADLPSEPPLPVDHPRAQGSPAAILAFDIDADAHTRLLAAARRCGATAYSVLHAALVCALAQRGAGPDLVIGTALSGRDRAELDTMLGCAVDIVLIRTDHAAAFTHRDLVRQVRDRILEAHEHREFPYERLIPAGATALPQIVTTFFRDVATTGSTGDLEFRLRELPAQRAEFEVLLQAREVIGPTGRPGGIRAEFRYAATLWAPETIAALATDLSAALAAICADLDAAPGGPLASAAQGGGERGIEG